A window of Micromonas commoda chromosome 13, complete sequence contains these coding sequences:
- the CBR/ELIP1 gene encoding early light induced protein-like 6, chloroplast precursor (ChloroP predicts 44aa cTP) translates to MAVLALPSLASRVGLAPRRASARRASSIVTRAAGADAVPAKEARAAAEATKVVARKGVMETLGFGGWAPEVINGRVAQIAFVAGVGAELATGETLPTQFHDHVFSLAFVSVLVALASFMPNVQAKKFTSEPATKGAFGPFSPGKEMLHGRLAMIGLAAAFAMELHSGTPLFAR, encoded by the coding sequence cccgccgcgcgtccgcacgccgcgcgtcatccatcgtcacccgcgccgccggcgccgacgcggtcccGGCCAAggaggcccgcgccgcggccgaggcgacAAAGGTGGTGGCGAGAAAGGGCGTGATGGAGACGCTGGGATTCGGCGGGTGGGCGCCCGAGGTGATCAACGGACGGGTGGCGCAGatcgccttcgtcgcgggcgtgggcgcggagCTGGCGACGGGGGAGACCCTGCCGACGCAGTTCCACGACCACGTCTTCTCCCTCGCGTTCGTCTCCGTCTtggtcgcgctcgcgtcgttcatGCCCAACGTGCAGGCGAAAAAGTTCACATCCGAGCCCGCCACGAAGGGCGCGTTCGGGCCCTTCTCGCCGGGCAAGGAGATGCTGCACGGAAGGCTCGCGATGATtgggctggcggcggcgttcgcgatggAGCTGCACTCCGGGACCCCGCTCTTCGCGCGATAG